One genomic region from Candidatus Nitrosopumilus koreensis AR1 encodes:
- the lysW/argW gene encoding alpha-aminoadipate/glutamate carrier protein LysW, producing MNCPECDATLNIPDDASVGEIVSCPDCGADFEIAKKDGSNVELKQAESVGEDWGE from the coding sequence ATGAACTGCCCAGAATGTGACGCAACACTAAACATCCCAGACGATGCCTCAGTAGGAGAAATAGTCTCCTGTCCTGATTGTGGTGCTGACTTTGAAATCGCAAAAAAAGACGGATCAAATGTTGAGCTTAAACAAGCAGAAAGCGTAGGCGAAGACTGGGGAGAGTAA
- the lysX gene encoding lysine biosynthesis protein LysX, which yields MSKVCIVFDRLRAEEKMLQKEAVELGHDTVMLDAKITQVNTDSKKEDFDLGDIVLERCVSYFRGLHFTASLEFMDVPVLNKFDVASICGNKMFMTLLLKKYGVPTPKTYFSFTSESAAENLEKVGYPLVIKPVIGSWGRGVIPIKDKDTMDAISEIRDITDSPHDRIYYLQELVKRPPRDIRVITIGDEPVAAMYRKSSGGFKTNIALGADPELCEITKEIGDMAAKASKAMGGGILGIDMMEDEKNGLVVHEVNNTVEFKGLARVAQRNIPKEMVEFALNYVRK from the coding sequence ATGTCAAAAGTATGTATTGTGTTTGACCGCCTAAGAGCGGAAGAAAAGATGCTGCAAAAAGAAGCAGTTGAACTAGGACACGATACAGTAATGCTAGATGCAAAGATTACTCAAGTCAATACAGATAGTAAAAAAGAAGATTTTGACTTGGGAGATATTGTTCTAGAAAGATGCGTGAGTTATTTTAGAGGATTGCATTTTACTGCTAGTCTAGAATTTATGGACGTTCCTGTTCTAAACAAATTTGATGTTGCAAGTATTTGTGGAAATAAAATGTTCATGACATTACTTTTAAAAAAATATGGAGTGCCAACACCAAAAACATATTTTTCATTTACTAGTGAAAGTGCAGCTGAAAATTTAGAGAAAGTTGGATATCCCCTAGTAATCAAACCAGTTATTGGAAGTTGGGGAAGAGGAGTCATACCAATTAAAGATAAAGATACAATGGATGCAATTTCTGAGATAAGGGATATTACAGACAGTCCACACGACAGAATTTACTATTTACAGGAATTAGTAAAAAGACCACCCAGAGATATCCGAGTAATAACCATAGGAGATGAGCCTGTTGCAGCAATGTACAGAAAATCGTCAGGAGGATTTAAGACAAATATTGCACTTGGGGCCGATCCAGAGCTTTGTGAGATCACAAAAGAGATTGGAGATATGGCAGCAAAAGCATCAAAGGCAATGGGGGGAGGAATCCTAGGAATAGATATGATGGAAGATGAAAAAAATGGCCTAGTTGTTCATGAAGTCAACAACACCGTAGAATTCAAGGGATTAGCAAGAGTTGCACAACGAAACATACCAAAAGAAATGGTAGAATTTGCTCTAAACTACGTTAGGAAATAA
- the argC gene encoding N-acetyl-gamma-glutamyl-phosphate reductase has protein sequence MKVGVVGASGYVGGETLRLLVNHPDVEISMVTSRQHVGEYLHRVQPSLKGFTDLTFSELDYDKLTDKCDLVFTAVPHGTATEIVKALYDRGVKIIDLSADYRLHDQEAYDKWYGWEHPHPDYLSKSVFGVPELHREEIKKAQLVSCPGCMAVTSMLALAPLIRNDIIDTEHIVVDSKIGSSGAGSGSGTAHAMRAGVIRPYKPAKHRHTGEIEQELSEIAGKKIHVSMSPHAVDVVRGILCTNHTFMKKDVEEKELWKLYRQTYGEEKFVRLIRDKKGLYKFPDPKFLVGSNFCDIGFDLDEDNHRLIALSASDNLMKGAAGSAIQNMNVMCGFDEMDGLRYTPLTPV, from the coding sequence ATGAAAGTAGGTGTTGTAGGAGCATCAGGATATGTCGGTGGAGAAACACTACGTCTTTTGGTCAATCACCCAGACGTTGAGATCTCCATGGTCACATCAAGACAGCATGTTGGAGAGTATCTCCATAGAGTTCAACCAAGTTTGAAGGGTTTTACCGATCTAACTTTTTCGGAATTAGATTATGATAAATTAACTGACAAATGTGATTTAGTTTTCACAGCAGTACCACATGGAACTGCTACTGAAATTGTAAAAGCATTGTATGATAGAGGTGTGAAAATTATTGATTTGAGTGCAGATTATAGATTACATGATCAAGAGGCATATGACAAATGGTACGGTTGGGAACATCCACATCCAGACTATTTGTCAAAATCTGTTTTTGGAGTACCTGAATTACACAGAGAAGAAATCAAAAAAGCACAACTTGTTTCATGTCCAGGATGCATGGCAGTAACATCAATGTTAGCGCTTGCTCCATTAATTCGAAATGACATTATCGATACAGAACACATCGTGGTAGATTCAAAAATTGGTTCTTCAGGTGCAGGGTCCGGTTCAGGAACAGCACATGCAATGAGAGCAGGGGTTATCAGACCATACAAGCCTGCAAAACATAGACACACAGGTGAAATTGAACAAGAGTTAAGCGAGATTGCTGGAAAGAAAATTCATGTTTCAATGAGTCCACATGCAGTAGATGTTGTTCGTGGAATTCTTTGTACAAATCACACATTCATGAAAAAAGATGTTGAAGAAAAAGAGTTATGGAAATTATATCGTCAAACTTATGGTGAAGAAAAATTTGTTAGATTAATTCGTGACAAAAAAGGATTATACAAATTCCCAGATCCAAAATTCTTGGTCGGTTCAAACTTTTGTGACATAGGATTTGATTTAGATGAAGATAATCACAGATTAATTGCATTATCTGCATCAGATAACTTGATGAAAGGTGCAGCAGGTTCTGCCATCCAAAACATGAACGTAATGTGTGGTTTTGATGAAATGGATGGACTAAGATATACACCATTAACTCCTGTTTAG
- a CDS encoding [LysW]-aminoadipate/[LysW]-glutamate kinase — MITIKIGGSVVDDLHPSTIADIKKVAESEGVILVHGGGKEVTKVCKQLGKEPKFVTSPSGIKSRYTDKETAEIFTMVMSGRINKTIVQMLQKNGINAIGLSGVDAKVIEADRKKKLLIVNEKGRKQAIDGGYTGKIRDVNAVFIKSLLEQGLTPVISPIAISEESEFLNVDGDRAAAYVAGKVGSDKVLFITNVDGLLIDDKVVPKLTLAEAKEIRPKIGPGMEKKILASTEALDMGVKTALIANGQKENPISSAIAHDNCTVIEHE, encoded by the coding sequence ATGATCACCATCAAAATTGGCGGAAGTGTTGTAGATGATTTGCACCCATCCACGATTGCAGATATAAAAAAGGTTGCAGAGTCTGAAGGAGTGATTTTAGTTCATGGTGGAGGAAAAGAAGTCACCAAGGTTTGCAAACAACTTGGAAAAGAACCAAAGTTTGTAACATCTCCTAGTGGAATTAAAAGCAGATACACAGACAAAGAAACTGCTGAGATTTTTACAATGGTAATGTCAGGTAGAATTAACAAAACAATTGTTCAGATGCTTCAAAAAAACGGTATTAATGCAATTGGACTATCAGGTGTTGATGCCAAAGTTATTGAAGCAGACAGAAAAAAGAAACTTCTCATAGTAAATGAAAAAGGCAGAAAACAGGCAATTGACGGAGGATATACGGGTAAAATTAGAGATGTTAACGCTGTTTTTATCAAATCACTCTTAGAACAAGGCCTTACACCTGTAATTTCACCTATTGCAATTAGTGAAGAATCTGAATTTCTGAATGTAGATGGAGACAGAGCAGCAGCATATGTTGCGGGTAAAGTTGGAAGTGATAAAGTATTATTCATCACAAACGTGGATGGTCTTTTAATAGATGACAAAGTTGTTCCAAAATTGACATTGGCAGAAGCAAAAGAGATCAGACCAAAAATCGGACCAGGTATGGAAAAGAAGATTTTGGCATCAACTGAAGCATTAGATATGGGAGTTAAAACAGCACTAATTGCAAATGGTCAAAAAGAAAATCCAATTTCATCTGCCATTGCTCATGATAATTGTACGGTGATTGAACATGAGTGA
- a CDS encoding aspartate aminotransferase family protein produces the protein MSEDQYMGSLYQRFPVTVERGKGAHVWDVDGKEYIDCMGGYGVALVGHQNQRVNDAIKEQIDKIITVHSSLYNKTREEFLKTLIGLAPKGLTQVHLNNSGAEAIEAAIKFARKFTGKKGMVAMKGSYHGKSFGALSLTFNPKYKKAFAPLVEKVSFASYGDIESLRETIDDDTAFVILEPIQGESGIIVAPDGFLQDVRKLCDEKGILLIFDEIQAGLGRTGRLWACDHWNTTPDILCLAKGIAGGVPMGATLVRPDILAAMSKGEHSSTFGGNPISCAAGIAALKSITEDGLIENSEKMGKIFREGLEKLKEKHTMIREIRGKGLMIGVEMKFEVRDILMGLIREGVLMLYSGRNILRILPPLVITEEDITKVLHALDTILTEEEQKRNVQG, from the coding sequence ATGAGTGAAGATCAGTATATGGGCAGTCTCTATCAGAGATTTCCAGTAACAGTTGAAAGAGGCAAAGGAGCCCATGTTTGGGATGTTGACGGTAAAGAATACATTGATTGTATGGGAGGATACGGAGTAGCACTAGTGGGACATCAAAACCAGAGAGTTAATGATGCAATAAAAGAACAAATTGATAAAATAATAACAGTACACAGTTCACTTTACAATAAAACAAGAGAAGAATTTTTGAAAACATTAATCGGGTTAGCTCCCAAAGGATTAACACAAGTTCACCTCAACAACAGCGGTGCAGAAGCAATTGAAGCTGCAATCAAATTTGCAAGAAAATTTACTGGCAAAAAAGGAATGGTTGCAATGAAAGGCTCATACCATGGAAAATCATTTGGCGCATTGTCTTTAACTTTTAATCCAAAATACAAAAAAGCATTTGCCCCACTTGTGGAAAAAGTTTCATTTGCATCATATGGAGATATTGAATCATTACGAGAAACAATAGACGACGACACTGCTTTCGTAATTTTAGAACCAATTCAAGGAGAAAGCGGAATCATTGTTGCGCCAGATGGATTTTTGCAAGATGTAAGAAAGCTTTGTGATGAAAAAGGAATTCTGTTAATCTTTGACGAAATACAAGCAGGTTTAGGAAGAACAGGACGATTATGGGCGTGTGATCATTGGAACACAACACCAGACATTTTGTGTTTGGCAAAAGGAATTGCAGGAGGAGTTCCAATGGGTGCAACTCTTGTAAGACCAGACATCTTAGCTGCTATGAGTAAAGGTGAACACTCATCAACTTTTGGAGGAAATCCAATATCATGTGCAGCAGGTATTGCAGCTCTTAAATCAATTACAGAAGATGGATTAATTGAAAATTCTGAAAAGATGGGGAAAATTTTCAGAGAAGGTTTAGAGAAATTAAAAGAAAAACACACAATGATTAGAGAAATTCGTGGAAAAGGACTCATGATAGGAGTAGAGATGAAGTTTGAAGTCAGAGACATTTTGATGGGATTAATCAGAGAAGGTGTTCTTATGTTATATTCTGGAAGAAATATTCTAAGAATTTTACCTCCATTAGTAATTACTGAAGAAGACATAACAAAAGTTTTACATGCTCTAGATACAATACTTACAGAAGAGGAACAAAAACGAAATGTACAAGGATAA
- a CDS encoding Lrp/AsnC family transcriptional regulator has product MRRRVKNLIGNGTIKKFTLELGEENATSAIVLVSVDSATDTSKVSLKLAKLDGVKTVYEITGQYDITTIMSASSIAEINNSIDALRKIPGVVDTNTVIILRKVI; this is encoded by the coding sequence GTGCGAAGACGTGTAAAAAATCTTATAGGAAATGGAACCATCAAAAAATTCACCCTAGAATTAGGTGAAGAAAATGCCACCAGTGCAATTGTATTAGTTTCAGTAGATTCTGCAACAGACACATCAAAAGTTTCATTAAAACTTGCAAAACTTGATGGTGTGAAAACAGTTTATGAAATTACGGGACAATACGATATTACAACAATTATGAGCGCATCAAGTATTGCAGAAATTAACAACAGTATTGATGCACTAAGAAAGATTCCAGGCGTAGTAGACACTAATACAGTGATTATTTTAAGAAAAGTTATCTAA
- a CDS encoding LeuA family protein, with protein MKDPNHYANMYNAYEKNPKKIRVLDSTLREGEQHPGVSFTNKQRIQIAWMLDYFGVDQIEISPVVSNDHKEATKTIIKQGLKADIVSHGRALKEDIDVSLDCDAKWCAAYLGISDIHLKDKLRISREEALERAVETVEYAKSHGLKIRFTVEDGSRAEPEFLLKVCKAIEEVGVDRISLPDTVGILRPIGMYNFVKKVRDSIDVPLDAHVHNDIGFAVANAFSACDAGVDQIHTTIDGIGERTGIPPLAEVAVALTYLYKSPNDFRLDMLLDLSRLIEDYTTIKPYDSKPIVGSSAYKHKAGTHLAAILRNPAAYEPIPPRAVGNRRRIVFGELAGKTGAAYLMSLLGLEKDDKSAKAVAAGLKGLRMGDLIEIPLEDRLEKIINDK; from the coding sequence ATGAAAGATCCGAATCACTATGCAAACATGTACAATGCATATGAAAAGAATCCAAAGAAAATCAGAGTCCTAGACAGTACTCTTAGAGAGGGTGAACAACATCCAGGTGTTTCATTTACAAACAAACAAAGAATCCAAATTGCATGGATGTTAGATTATTTTGGAGTAGACCAAATTGAAATTTCACCAGTAGTGTCAAATGATCATAAAGAAGCAACTAAAACAATAATCAAGCAAGGACTAAAAGCAGATATTGTTTCTCATGGACGTGCTCTCAAAGAAGACATTGACGTTTCATTAGACTGTGATGCAAAATGGTGTGCAGCATACTTAGGAATTTCAGATATTCATCTAAAAGACAAGCTTCGTATTTCAAGAGAAGAGGCACTTGAAAGAGCTGTTGAGACAGTAGAGTATGCAAAATCACATGGATTGAAGATTAGATTTACAGTTGAAGATGGAAGTAGGGCAGAGCCAGAGTTTTTGCTCAAAGTTTGCAAAGCAATAGAAGAGGTCGGAGTAGACAGAATTAGCCTACCTGATACTGTTGGAATATTACGTCCAATTGGAATGTATAATTTTGTAAAAAAAGTAAGAGACTCAATAGATGTCCCACTAGATGCACATGTTCACAATGATATTGGGTTTGCAGTAGCTAATGCCTTTTCAGCATGCGATGCAGGAGTTGATCAAATTCATACTACAATTGACGGGATTGGAGAGAGAACAGGAATACCTCCACTTGCAGAAGTTGCAGTTGCTTTAACATATCTGTACAAATCACCAAATGATTTCAGATTAGATATGTTACTAGATTTATCCAGATTAATTGAAGATTATACAACAATCAAGCCTTATGACTCAAAGCCAATAGTTGGATCATCAGCATACAAACACAAAGCAGGAACACATCTTGCAGCCATACTAAGAAACCCAGCAGCATATGAGCCCATACCTCCTAGAGCAGTTGGGAACAGAAGGAGAATTGTATTTGGGGAATTAGCAGGAAAAACAGGGGCTGCATACTTGATGTCATTATTAGGATTAGAGAAAGATGATAAGAGTGCAAAAGCTGTAGCAGCTGGATTAAAGGGTCTCAGAATGGGAGATCTGATTGAAATTCCGCTTGAAGACAGACTTGAAAAGATAATTAACGATAAATAG
- the lysW/argW gene encoding alpha-aminoadipate/glutamate carrier protein LysW/ArgW — MSKCEECDADISIPSDALEGEIVTCPECGASFELVKGSDGFDLKPAQTVGEDWGQ; from the coding sequence ATGTCAAAATGTGAAGAATGTGATGCAGATATTTCCATACCAAGTGACGCACTTGAAGGAGAAATTGTAACGTGTCCGGAATGTGGCGCAAGTTTTGAATTAGTAAAAGGTTCAGATGGTTTCGATCTAAAGCCTGCCCAAACGGTTGGCGAGGATTGGGGGCAGTGA
- the lysX gene encoding lysine biosynthesis protein LysX, with translation MSPDVTILYDTIRWEEKGLLEAGKKKDINIQMVDCKKLAVDLEKKPEDYGVVIQRCVSYYRNLHSTAALEGLGVKVINCLNTGIFAGNKLFTHMLLKKAGVPTPDATVAFSKDAALDALDIQGYPKVIKPTVGSWGRLISKLNDRDSAEGIIESRENMYPIYQVHYLEEFVKRPPRDIRAIMVGDKIVAAIYRNSEHWKTNMALGGVAEPCEVTQEMEEMCIKAKKAVQGDIVGVDLMESDEKGLVVHEVNNTTEYKNTVRVCEVDIPSLMLDYALKIEK, from the coding sequence GTGAGTCCTGACGTTACGATTCTTTACGATACCATCCGTTGGGAAGAAAAAGGCCTACTAGAAGCAGGCAAGAAAAAAGACATCAACATACAGATGGTAGATTGTAAGAAGTTAGCAGTAGATTTAGAAAAAAAGCCTGAAGATTATGGTGTAGTTATACAAAGATGTGTAAGTTATTACAGGAATTTGCATTCAACTGCAGCACTTGAGGGATTAGGAGTCAAAGTTATCAATTGTCTTAACACAGGAATATTTGCAGGAAACAAGTTATTCACACATATGTTACTAAAGAAAGCTGGAGTACCAACACCAGACGCAACAGTTGCTTTTTCAAAAGATGCAGCTTTGGATGCACTAGACATACAGGGATATCCCAAGGTAATCAAACCAACAGTTGGAAGCTGGGGCAGATTAATTTCAAAATTAAATGACAGAGATTCTGCAGAAGGAATTATTGAAAGTAGAGAAAACATGTACCCAATTTATCAAGTTCATTATCTAGAAGAATTTGTAAAAAGACCGCCCAGAGACATTAGAGCAATTATGGTAGGAGACAAAATTGTCGCAGCGATTTACCGAAACTCTGAACATTGGAAAACAAACATGGCATTAGGCGGAGTAGCAGAGCCATGCGAGGTAACACAAGAGATGGAAGAAATGTGTATTAAGGCAAAAAAAGCAGTTCAAGGAGATATCGTAGGTGTAGATTTGATGGAAAGTGATGAGAAAGGATTGGTTGTTCATGAAGTAAACAATACAACAGAATACAAGAATACTGTAAGAGTGTGCGAAGTTGACATTCCTTCTCTGATGCTAGACTATGCACTGAAGATAGAAAAGTAA
- a CDS encoding M20/M25/M40 family metallo-hydrolase, with translation MDTHFTVTPRFATKMLEKALRLYTPSLSEKPMAEFLADKCDDLGFEDIQIDEVGNVIARKGSGAPTIMLCGHMDVVPGKVKVRKEGDSLYGRGASDAKAPLMAMLFAAAAIQNNNGTIIFVGAVDEEGNAAGIKNLVKKEMGVDYAVFGEPSGIKQVTIAYKGRLAINLKISVEDSSHASAPWLSKNAILESMIFARELKEKLEENQENKTKGMLLTATMTEVKGGTSHNVTPKECETTFDIRIPVDMNCKSIEQKIATLVKEIAEKREVEAFYSILDETEPFEAAHNSPLVRAFTLGIMDVEHSRPTLIRKTGTGDMNVLGNQWNIPVVTYGPGDPHEAHTIDEKVSIDEYLRGIEILKKMLQHLKRLHDRKMQ, from the coding sequence TTGGACACTCATTTTACAGTCACACCAAGATTCGCAACAAAGATGCTTGAAAAAGCATTGAGGCTTTACACGCCATCTCTTAGTGAAAAACCAATGGCAGAATTTCTTGCAGACAAATGCGATGATTTAGGGTTTGAGGATATTCAAATTGATGAAGTGGGAAATGTAATTGCTCGAAAAGGTTCAGGAGCACCAACGATTATGTTGTGCGGGCACATGGATGTAGTACCAGGTAAAGTCAAAGTAAGAAAAGAAGGGGATTCACTTTATGGCAGAGGAGCATCAGATGCAAAAGCACCATTAATGGCAATGTTATTTGCAGCAGCTGCAATACAAAACAATAATGGAACAATAATTTTTGTTGGTGCAGTTGATGAAGAAGGGAATGCTGCAGGAATTAAAAATTTAGTTAAAAAAGAAATGGGTGTAGATTATGCTGTTTTTGGAGAACCAAGTGGAATAAAACAAGTTACAATTGCATACAAAGGACGATTAGCAATCAATCTCAAGATAAGTGTGGAGGATAGTTCGCATGCAAGTGCTCCATGGCTTTCAAAAAATGCAATTTTAGAGTCAATGATTTTTGCAAGAGAGTTAAAAGAAAAACTAGAAGAAAATCAAGAAAATAAAACAAAAGGGATGTTGTTGACGGCAACCATGACTGAAGTAAAAGGAGGAACAAGTCACAATGTTACACCAAAAGAATGTGAGACTACTTTTGATATTAGAATTCCAGTAGATATGAATTGTAAATCTATTGAACAAAAAATTGCAACATTAGTAAAGGAAATTGCAGAAAAAAGAGAAGTAGAGGCATTTTATTCAATTCTTGATGAAACAGAACCATTTGAAGCAGCACATAACTCTCCACTAGTACGTGCATTTACACTTGGCATCATGGATGTAGAGCATTCTAGACCAACTCTGATTAGAAAAACAGGCACTGGAGACATGAATGTGTTAGGAAACCAATGGAACATTCCAGTTGTAACATATGGTCCCGGTGATCCTCATGAAGCCCATACAATTGATGAAAAGGTTTCAATTGATGAATACCTTAGAGGAATAGAGATTCTCAAAAAGATGCTACAGCATTTAAAAAGACTTCATGATAGAAAGATGCAGTAA
- a CDS encoding SAM-dependent methyltransferase translates to MLWFVGLGISGFKSIPHEAIDVLSKADIVYLEQFTSPIGKSDLSKIKNSIKGEFRPAKRWLVEDGNEILENAKKKKVVLLSYGDPYIATTHIELRERAIKEK, encoded by the coding sequence ATGCTGTGGTTTGTAGGTTTAGGAATTTCAGGATTCAAATCAATTCCTCATGAAGCAATAGATGTTTTATCAAAGGCAGATATCGTGTATCTTGAACAATTCACTAGTCCTATTGGAAAATCAGATCTGAGTAAAATAAAAAATTCAATAAAAGGAGAATTTAGGCCAGCAAAAAGATGGTTGGTAGAAGATGGAAATGAAATTTTAGAAAATGCAAAGAAAAAGAAAGTGGTCTTGCTATCATATGGGGATCCATACATTGCTACAACACACATTGAGTTACGAGAAAGGGCAATTAAAGAAAAATAA
- a CDS encoding DUF357 domain-containing protein, with protein sequence MVCIFYKVGRIATIMSEMKSLTTPYYVIYKNVIEGNHTVLLLEFNQDKDFFLDPKDALNGLLETEKGQLRKVINTSTFAIIASRIGFKDQEIVSGKISSLKKRDFGKPPHTVIIPGRLHFTESDALKVLGECIDEPFDNSEKTRKISIQMIEKYVPMVREALEEVKPHYKDQKEFQVILENAELYVKDAEKFLEDGQDEVSILSIGYADGLVDALRLAKGLDPKM encoded by the coding sequence GTGGTTTGCATTTTTTACAAAGTTGGAAGAATTGCAACAATAATGAGTGAAATGAAATCACTTACAACACCATATTATGTCATTTACAAAAACGTCATAGAAGGGAATCACACAGTACTTCTCTTAGAATTTAATCAGGACAAAGATTTTTTCTTAGATCCAAAAGATGCATTAAACGGACTACTAGAAACTGAAAAAGGACAACTACGAAAAGTCATTAATACATCAACATTTGCAATAATTGCATCAAGAATAGGATTCAAAGACCAAGAGATAGTTTCAGGTAAGATTTCCAGCCTGAAAAAGAGAGATTTTGGAAAACCACCTCATACAGTTATAATTCCAGGAAGATTGCATTTTACTGAATCAGATGCATTGAAAGTTTTAGGTGAATGTATTGATGAGCCATTTGATAATTCTGAGAAAACACGAAAGATCTCAATTCAAATGATTGAGAAATATGTGCCAATGGTAAGAGAAGCGCTTGAAGAAGTTAAACCACACTATAAGGATCAAAAAGAATTTCAGGTAATTTTAGAAAATGCAGAGTTGTATGTAAAAGACGCCGAGAAATTTTTAGAAGATGGGCAAGACGAAGTATCTATCCTAAGTATCGGTTATGCAGATGGATTAGTTGATGCATTAAGGTTAGCAAAAGGTCTAGATCCAAAAATGTAG
- a CDS encoding adenylyltransferase/cytidyltransferase family protein, whose translation MLESSQKVILSTMYVCQIENTEPFEKIKEKTMFSDEEIKSKIDELIKNQLVNEDKKSLTELGRNSLRVVLAGGVFDIIHPGHIYTLNAAKALGDVLVVVVATDNTAIKMKKRQPLHSQEQRKELVNSLSMVDLCLIGQEDDIFKTVNNVRPQIIALGYDQVHQEKSIIDGCKRINLDAAVARLQSPIPDSSSSKIQKEYGESIHGI comes from the coding sequence ATGTTGGAATCAAGCCAAAAAGTAATTCTTTCTACAATGTATGTATGCCAAATTGAAAATACAGAACCATTTGAAAAAATTAAAGAAAAAACCATGTTTTCAGACGAAGAAATAAAATCAAAAATTGATGAATTAATCAAAAATCAACTTGTTAATGAAGATAAAAAATCACTTACAGAGTTAGGACGAAACTCATTACGAGTAGTATTGGCAGGAGGTGTTTTTGATATTATTCATCCAGGACACATTTACACACTAAATGCAGCAAAAGCATTAGGTGATGTTCTTGTTGTAGTTGTGGCTACAGACAACACTGCAATAAAAATGAAAAAAAGACAACCACTACATTCTCAAGAGCAAAGAAAAGAGTTGGTAAATTCATTATCAATGGTAGACCTTTGCCTAATAGGACAAGAAGATGATATTTTCAAGACCGTAAATAACGTAAGGCCACAAATAATCGCACTAGGATACGATCAAGTTCACCAAGAAAAATCCATCATAGACGGTTGTAAAAGAATCAATCTTGATGCAGCAGTTGCAAGGTTACAGTCTCCAATTCCAGACAGCTCTAGCTCAAAAATTCAAAAAGAGTATGGAGAATCAATACATGGAATTTAA
- a CDS encoding DUF120 domain-containing protein has product MSELKIQHILTLSYLLSKGAKHNYVTITTSSLGKSIKKSQQAASKHLLELEQNQFIDRIISGRNISVKITSKGFSEMVKLSAILQKSLDSFPSNVELKGTLVSGMGEGAYYMGLKGYTKQFKSKIGYVPFPGTLNVRLDQKIHQEAIKQFETLDGIKIKSFSDGKRTYGWVKCFPAKLNNSIKCDLILLERTHHDNSVVELISKTCLRKTAKLKDGSKVSVKIPVTG; this is encoded by the coding sequence ATGTCTGAACTAAAAATTCAGCACATTCTAACTTTATCTTATCTTTTATCTAAAGGTGCAAAACATAACTATGTCACAATCACAACATCTTCTTTGGGAAAAAGCATTAAAAAATCACAACAAGCTGCATCGAAACATCTACTTGAATTAGAACAAAACCAATTCATTGATAGGATCATTAGTGGAAGAAATATCTCTGTGAAGATTACATCCAAAGGCTTTTCTGAAATGGTAAAATTATCTGCAATTTTACAAAAAAGTTTAGACTCTTTTCCTTCAAATGTTGAACTAAAAGGAACTTTAGTTTCTGGTATGGGTGAGGGTGCATATTACATGGGATTAAAAGGATATACAAAACAATTCAAGTCTAAAATTGGATATGTTCCATTTCCAGGAACTCTTAATGTGAGACTAGATCAAAAAATTCATCAAGAAGCAATAAAACAATTTGAAACTTTGGATGGAATTAAAATTAAGAGCTTTTCAGATGGAAAGAGAACTTACGGTTGGGTAAAATGCTTCCCTGCAAAATTAAATAATTCCATCAAATGCGATTTAATTTTACTTGAACGCACTCATCATGATAATTCTGTTGTGGAATTGATCTCTAAAACATGTTTGAGGAAAACTGCAAAACTAAAAGATGGTTCTAAGGTATCGGTAAAAATTCCTGTTACTGGTTAA